In Nymphaea colorata isolate Beijing-Zhang1983 chromosome 3, ASM883128v2, whole genome shotgun sequence, a genomic segment contains:
- the LOC116250574 gene encoding inactive beta-amylase 4, chloroplastic isoform X5, with protein MYDCRGLVALNESTSWSFPGAKWRRSRSISLAKRGFCILSMGNHTQPRYVVYGSSRGRDIPIFVMMPKDTFGIDSSGTPRIRRIKALTMSLKALKLAGVHGIAVEVWWGLVERSSPFSYNWFMYEELFKLILELGLKLHVALAFHSSVHTSCGTKNHISLPPWVLKIGGINKDVYYRDQHGICSNDYLTLGVDHVPLFCGRTALQCYEDFMLSFVTNFRSLMGSTIEEVSIGLGPSGELRYPAHPVHDGRWRFPGIGEFQCYDKYMMEDLRQAAYQLGKPEWAEKKPESAHYYNSHPSEVPFFEDGEENFLSDYGHFFLDWYSAKLIQHADAVLASATSVFKNNQDGQLNSVLLVAKVGGVHWWYRTPSHAAELTAGYYNTATRDGYDPLGTVLSRHRAALHIPCLEMLDNETPRACCCSPEGLLEQMQNVARKKILFVTGRNATERLDKCFFVNDVKRHRLLVVELGLWSLV; from the exons ATGTACGACTGTCGTGGCTTGGTGGCCCTCAATGAATCGACTTCTTGGTCCTTCCCGGGCGCTAAATGGAGGAGGAGCAGAAGCATCTCTCTCGCCAAAAGGGGTTTCTGCATTCTCAG CATGGGAAATCATACACAACCAAGATATGTTGTTTATGGATCTTCAAGAGGCCGGGATATACCGATCTTTGTGATGATGCCAAAAGATACGTTTGGGATAGATTCATCAGGAACACCAAGGATTAGAAG AATCAAAGCTTTGACTATGTCTCTGAAAGCGCTGAAGTTGGCCGGTGTACATGGCATTGCAGTTGAAGTTTGGTGGGGACTTGTTGAGCGGTCCTCCCCTTTTTCATATAATTGGTTTATGTATGAAGAGCTGTTTAAACTTATCCTTGAATTGGGATTAAAGTTACATGTTGCCCTGGCATTCCATTCAAGCGTTCACACATCATGTGGCACAAAAAATCACATTAGCCTTCCGCCATGGGTTTTAAAG ATTGGTGGCATTAATAAAGATGTTTATTATCGGGATCAGCATGGAATTTGCAGTAATGACTATCTTACCCTTGGGGTAGACCATGTTCCATTGTTTTGTGGCCGCACTGCTCTTCAATGTTATGAGGATTTCATGTTAAGTTTTGTAACTAACTTCAGATCTCTTATGGGAAGCACAATAGAAGAAGTGAGTATTGGTCTTGGACCTTCTGGTGAATTAAG GTATCCTGCTCATCCTGTACATGATGGCAGGTGGAGATTTCCCGGTATTGGTGAATTTCAGTGCTATGATAAGTATAT GATGGAAGACTTGAGACAAGCTGCATATCAGCTAGGAAAACCTGAGTGGGCAGAGAAAAAGCCTGAAAGTGCTCATTATTATAACAGTCATCCTTCAGAAGTTCCATTTTTCGAAGATGGGGAGGAAAATTTTCTCTCTGATTATGGGCATTTTTTCCTT GATTGGTATAGTGCAAAGCTAATTCAGCATGCCGATGCTGTTCTTGCAAGTGCGACAAGTGtgtttaaaaataatcaagatGGGCAGCTAAATTCTGTGCTATTAGTTGCAAAAGTAGGTGGTGTACATTGGTGGTACCGTACACCTTCACATGCTGCAGAACTTACTGCAGGGTACTATAACACTGCCACAAGGGATGGTTATGATCCCCTAGGTACTGTTTTGTCAAGACATAGAGCAGCACTGCATATTCC CTGTTTGGAAATGCTTGACAATGAAACACCTAGAGCCTGTTGTTGCAGTCCAGAAGGTTTACTTGAACAG ATGCAGAATGTggcaaggaaaaaaattttatttgtgacGGGAAGAAATGCAACAGAAAGACTTGACAAG TGCTTTTTTGTCAATGATGTCAAGAGACATCGGCTTCTTGTGGTTGAATTAGGTCTCTGGTCTCTTGTTTGA
- the LOC116251194 gene encoding mitochondrial pyruvate carrier 1 — MAALRAFWNSPVGPKTTHFWGPVANWGFVLAGLVDMQKPPEMISGNMTAAMCVYSGLFMRFAWMVQPRNYLLLACHASNETVQLYQLSRWARAQGYLEKKEEADKK; from the exons ATGGCAGCCTTAAGAGCCTTTTGGAACAGTCCTGTGGGACCCAAGACCACTCATTTTTGGGGCCCTGTGGCCAACTGGGGTTTTGTTTTAGCG GGATTGGTGGATATGCAAAAACCCCCAGAGATGATCTCTGGAAACATGACTGCAG CAATGTGTGTTTATTCTGGTCTGTTTATGAGGTTTGCCTGGATGGTGCAACCCCGCAATTATCTTCTTCTTGCATGCCACGCCTCTAATGAAACAGTCCAGCTGTACCAGCTTTCTCGTTGGGCAAGGGCTCAAGG ATATCtcgagaagaaggaagaagctgACAAGAAATAG
- the LOC116250574 gene encoding inactive beta-amylase 4, chloroplastic isoform X1: MYDCRGLVALNESTSWSFPGAKWRRSRSISLAKRGFCILSMGNHTQPRYVVYGSSRGRDIPIFVMMPKDTFGIDSSGTPRIRRIKALTMSLKALKLAGVHGIAVEVWWGLVERSSPFSYNWFMYEELFKLILELGLKLHVALAFHSSVHTSCGTKNHISLPPWVLKIGGINKDVYYRDQHGICSNDYLTLGVDHVPLFCGRTALQCYEDFMLSFVTNFRSLMGSTIEEVSIGLGPSGELRYPAHPVHDGRWRFPGIGEFQCYDKYMMEDLRQAAYQLGKPEWAEKKPESAHYYNSHPSEVPFFEDGEENFLSDYGHFFLDWYSAKLIQHADAVLASATSVFKNNQDGQLNSVLLVAKVGGVHWWYRTPSHAAELTAGYYNTATRDGYDPLGTVLSRHRAALHIPCLEMLDNETPRACCCSPEGLLEQVCRIQFPSTLFSLAFSMLLMSLLAFPGKHFLMSKMQNVARKKILFVTGRNATERLDKDGLCRIITNSRYSEADCIRSFTYWSMNEKIFQFDNWNNFVLFVKKMSNRR, from the exons ATGTACGACTGTCGTGGCTTGGTGGCCCTCAATGAATCGACTTCTTGGTCCTTCCCGGGCGCTAAATGGAGGAGGAGCAGAAGCATCTCTCTCGCCAAAAGGGGTTTCTGCATTCTCAG CATGGGAAATCATACACAACCAAGATATGTTGTTTATGGATCTTCAAGAGGCCGGGATATACCGATCTTTGTGATGATGCCAAAAGATACGTTTGGGATAGATTCATCAGGAACACCAAGGATTAGAAG AATCAAAGCTTTGACTATGTCTCTGAAAGCGCTGAAGTTGGCCGGTGTACATGGCATTGCAGTTGAAGTTTGGTGGGGACTTGTTGAGCGGTCCTCCCCTTTTTCATATAATTGGTTTATGTATGAAGAGCTGTTTAAACTTATCCTTGAATTGGGATTAAAGTTACATGTTGCCCTGGCATTCCATTCAAGCGTTCACACATCATGTGGCACAAAAAATCACATTAGCCTTCCGCCATGGGTTTTAAAG ATTGGTGGCATTAATAAAGATGTTTATTATCGGGATCAGCATGGAATTTGCAGTAATGACTATCTTACCCTTGGGGTAGACCATGTTCCATTGTTTTGTGGCCGCACTGCTCTTCAATGTTATGAGGATTTCATGTTAAGTTTTGTAACTAACTTCAGATCTCTTATGGGAAGCACAATAGAAGAAGTGAGTATTGGTCTTGGACCTTCTGGTGAATTAAG GTATCCTGCTCATCCTGTACATGATGGCAGGTGGAGATTTCCCGGTATTGGTGAATTTCAGTGCTATGATAAGTATAT GATGGAAGACTTGAGACAAGCTGCATATCAGCTAGGAAAACCTGAGTGGGCAGAGAAAAAGCCTGAAAGTGCTCATTATTATAACAGTCATCCTTCAGAAGTTCCATTTTTCGAAGATGGGGAGGAAAATTTTCTCTCTGATTATGGGCATTTTTTCCTT GATTGGTATAGTGCAAAGCTAATTCAGCATGCCGATGCTGTTCTTGCAAGTGCGACAAGTGtgtttaaaaataatcaagatGGGCAGCTAAATTCTGTGCTATTAGTTGCAAAAGTAGGTGGTGTACATTGGTGGTACCGTACACCTTCACATGCTGCAGAACTTACTGCAGGGTACTATAACACTGCCACAAGGGATGGTTATGATCCCCTAGGTACTGTTTTGTCAAGACATAGAGCAGCACTGCATATTCC CTGTTTGGAAATGCTTGACAATGAAACACCTAGAGCCTGTTGTTGCAGTCCAGAAGGTTTACTTGAACAGGTCTGCAGGATTCAGTTCCCATCAACTTTATTCTCATTG gctttcagcatGCTACTGATGTCCCTTTTGGCATTTCCTGGGAAACATTTTCTGATGTCAAAGATGCAGAATGTggcaaggaaaaaaattttatttgtgacGGGAAGAAATGCAACAGAAAGACTTGACAAG GATGGCCTATGTCGAATTATCACAAACTCTCGTTACTCAGAGGCAGACTGCATAAGATCTTTTACTTATTGGAGCATGAATGAAAAGATTTTCCAGTTTGATAACTGGaacaattttgttctttttgtcaagaaaatgaGCAACAGAAG GTGA
- the LOC116250574 gene encoding inactive beta-amylase 4, chloroplastic isoform X6, giving the protein MYDCRGLVALNESTSWSFPGAKWRRSRSISLAKRGFCILSMGNHTQPRYVVYGSSRGRDIPIFVMMPKDTFGIDSSGTPRIRRIKALTMSLKALKLAGVHGIAVEVWWGLVERSSPFSYNWFMYEELFKLILELGLKLHVALAFHSSVHTSCGTKNHISLPPWVLKIGGINKDVYYRDQHGICSNDYLTLGVDHVPLFCGRTALQCYEDFMLSFVTNFRSLMGSTIEEVSIGLGPSGELRYPAHPVHDGRWRFPGIGEFQCYDKYMMEDLRQAAYQLGKPEWAEKKPESAHYYNSHPSEVPFFEDGEENFLSDYGHFFLDWYSAKLIQHADAVLASATSVFKNNQDGQLNSVLLVAKVGGVHWWYRTPSHAAELTAGYYNTATRDGYDPLGTVLSRHRAALHIP; this is encoded by the exons ATGTACGACTGTCGTGGCTTGGTGGCCCTCAATGAATCGACTTCTTGGTCCTTCCCGGGCGCTAAATGGAGGAGGAGCAGAAGCATCTCTCTCGCCAAAAGGGGTTTCTGCATTCTCAG CATGGGAAATCATACACAACCAAGATATGTTGTTTATGGATCTTCAAGAGGCCGGGATATACCGATCTTTGTGATGATGCCAAAAGATACGTTTGGGATAGATTCATCAGGAACACCAAGGATTAGAAG AATCAAAGCTTTGACTATGTCTCTGAAAGCGCTGAAGTTGGCCGGTGTACATGGCATTGCAGTTGAAGTTTGGTGGGGACTTGTTGAGCGGTCCTCCCCTTTTTCATATAATTGGTTTATGTATGAAGAGCTGTTTAAACTTATCCTTGAATTGGGATTAAAGTTACATGTTGCCCTGGCATTCCATTCAAGCGTTCACACATCATGTGGCACAAAAAATCACATTAGCCTTCCGCCATGGGTTTTAAAG ATTGGTGGCATTAATAAAGATGTTTATTATCGGGATCAGCATGGAATTTGCAGTAATGACTATCTTACCCTTGGGGTAGACCATGTTCCATTGTTTTGTGGCCGCACTGCTCTTCAATGTTATGAGGATTTCATGTTAAGTTTTGTAACTAACTTCAGATCTCTTATGGGAAGCACAATAGAAGAAGTGAGTATTGGTCTTGGACCTTCTGGTGAATTAAG GTATCCTGCTCATCCTGTACATGATGGCAGGTGGAGATTTCCCGGTATTGGTGAATTTCAGTGCTATGATAAGTATAT GATGGAAGACTTGAGACAAGCTGCATATCAGCTAGGAAAACCTGAGTGGGCAGAGAAAAAGCCTGAAAGTGCTCATTATTATAACAGTCATCCTTCAGAAGTTCCATTTTTCGAAGATGGGGAGGAAAATTTTCTCTCTGATTATGGGCATTTTTTCCTT GATTGGTATAGTGCAAAGCTAATTCAGCATGCCGATGCTGTTCTTGCAAGTGCGACAAGTGtgtttaaaaataatcaagatGGGCAGCTAAATTCTGTGCTATTAGTTGCAAAAGTAGGTGGTGTACATTGGTGGTACCGTACACCTTCACATGCTGCAGAACTTACTGCAGGGTACTATAACACTGCCACAAGGGATGGTTATGATCCCCTAGGTACTGTTTTGTCAAGACATAGAGCAGCACTGCATATTCCGTAA
- the LOC116250574 gene encoding inactive beta-amylase 4, chloroplastic isoform X3 yields the protein MYDCRGLVALNESTSWSFPGAKWRRSRSISLAKRGFCILSMGNHTQPRYVVYGSSRGRDIPIFVMMPKDTFGIDSSGTPRIRRIKALTMSLKALKLAGVHGIAVEVWWGLVERSSPFSYNWFMYEELFKLILELGLKLHVALAFHSSVHTSCGTKNHISLPPWVLKIGGINKDVYYRDQHGICSNDYLTLGVDHVPLFCGRTALQCYEDFMLSFVTNFRSLMGSTIEEVSIGLGPSGELRYPAHPVHDGRWRFPGIGEFQCYDKYMMEDLRQAAYQLGKPEWAEKKPESAHYYNSHPSEVPFFEDGEENFLSDYGHFFLDWYSAKLIQHADAVLASATSVFKNNQDGQLNSVLLVAKVGGVHWWYRTPSHAAELTAGYYNTATRDGYDPLGTVLSRHRAALHIPCLEMLDNETPRACCCSPEGLLEQVCRIQFPSTLFSLAFSMLLMSLLAFPGKHFLMSKMQNVARKKILFVTGRNATERLDKCFFVNDVKRHRLLVVELGLWSLV from the exons ATGTACGACTGTCGTGGCTTGGTGGCCCTCAATGAATCGACTTCTTGGTCCTTCCCGGGCGCTAAATGGAGGAGGAGCAGAAGCATCTCTCTCGCCAAAAGGGGTTTCTGCATTCTCAG CATGGGAAATCATACACAACCAAGATATGTTGTTTATGGATCTTCAAGAGGCCGGGATATACCGATCTTTGTGATGATGCCAAAAGATACGTTTGGGATAGATTCATCAGGAACACCAAGGATTAGAAG AATCAAAGCTTTGACTATGTCTCTGAAAGCGCTGAAGTTGGCCGGTGTACATGGCATTGCAGTTGAAGTTTGGTGGGGACTTGTTGAGCGGTCCTCCCCTTTTTCATATAATTGGTTTATGTATGAAGAGCTGTTTAAACTTATCCTTGAATTGGGATTAAAGTTACATGTTGCCCTGGCATTCCATTCAAGCGTTCACACATCATGTGGCACAAAAAATCACATTAGCCTTCCGCCATGGGTTTTAAAG ATTGGTGGCATTAATAAAGATGTTTATTATCGGGATCAGCATGGAATTTGCAGTAATGACTATCTTACCCTTGGGGTAGACCATGTTCCATTGTTTTGTGGCCGCACTGCTCTTCAATGTTATGAGGATTTCATGTTAAGTTTTGTAACTAACTTCAGATCTCTTATGGGAAGCACAATAGAAGAAGTGAGTATTGGTCTTGGACCTTCTGGTGAATTAAG GTATCCTGCTCATCCTGTACATGATGGCAGGTGGAGATTTCCCGGTATTGGTGAATTTCAGTGCTATGATAAGTATAT GATGGAAGACTTGAGACAAGCTGCATATCAGCTAGGAAAACCTGAGTGGGCAGAGAAAAAGCCTGAAAGTGCTCATTATTATAACAGTCATCCTTCAGAAGTTCCATTTTTCGAAGATGGGGAGGAAAATTTTCTCTCTGATTATGGGCATTTTTTCCTT GATTGGTATAGTGCAAAGCTAATTCAGCATGCCGATGCTGTTCTTGCAAGTGCGACAAGTGtgtttaaaaataatcaagatGGGCAGCTAAATTCTGTGCTATTAGTTGCAAAAGTAGGTGGTGTACATTGGTGGTACCGTACACCTTCACATGCTGCAGAACTTACTGCAGGGTACTATAACACTGCCACAAGGGATGGTTATGATCCCCTAGGTACTGTTTTGTCAAGACATAGAGCAGCACTGCATATTCC CTGTTTGGAAATGCTTGACAATGAAACACCTAGAGCCTGTTGTTGCAGTCCAGAAGGTTTACTTGAACAGGTCTGCAGGATTCAGTTCCCATCAACTTTATTCTCATTG gctttcagcatGCTACTGATGTCCCTTTTGGCATTTCCTGGGAAACATTTTCTGATGTCAAAGATGCAGAATGTggcaaggaaaaaaattttatttgtgacGGGAAGAAATGCAACAGAAAGACTTGACAAG TGCTTTTTTGTCAATGATGTCAAGAGACATCGGCTTCTTGTGGTTGAATTAGGTCTCTGGTCTCTTGTTTGA
- the LOC116250574 gene encoding inactive beta-amylase 4, chloroplastic isoform X4, whose protein sequence is MYDCRGLVALNESTSWSFPGAKWRRSRSISLAKRGFCILSMGNHTQPRYVVYGSSRGRDIPIFVMMPKDTFGIDSSGTPRIRRIKALTMSLKALKLAGVHGIAVEVWWGLVERSSPFSYNWFMYEELFKLILELGLKLHVALAFHSSVHTSCGTKNHISLPPWVLKIGGINKDVYYRDQHGICSNDYLTLGVDHVPLFCGRTALQCYEDFMLSFVTNFRSLMGSTIEEVSIGLGPSGELRYPAHPVHDGRWRFPGIGEFQCYDKYMMEDLRQAAYQLGKPEWAEKKPESAHYYNSHPSEVPFFEDGEENFLSDYGHFFLDWYSAKLIQHADAVLASATSVFKNNQDGQLNSVLLVAKVGGVHWWYRTPSHAAELTAGYYNTATRDGYDPLGTVLSRHRAALHIPCLEMLDNETPRACCCSPEGLLEQMQNVARKKILFVTGRNATERLDKDGLCRIITNSRYSEADCIRSFTYWSMNEKIFQFDNWNNFVLFVKKMSNRR, encoded by the exons ATGTACGACTGTCGTGGCTTGGTGGCCCTCAATGAATCGACTTCTTGGTCCTTCCCGGGCGCTAAATGGAGGAGGAGCAGAAGCATCTCTCTCGCCAAAAGGGGTTTCTGCATTCTCAG CATGGGAAATCATACACAACCAAGATATGTTGTTTATGGATCTTCAAGAGGCCGGGATATACCGATCTTTGTGATGATGCCAAAAGATACGTTTGGGATAGATTCATCAGGAACACCAAGGATTAGAAG AATCAAAGCTTTGACTATGTCTCTGAAAGCGCTGAAGTTGGCCGGTGTACATGGCATTGCAGTTGAAGTTTGGTGGGGACTTGTTGAGCGGTCCTCCCCTTTTTCATATAATTGGTTTATGTATGAAGAGCTGTTTAAACTTATCCTTGAATTGGGATTAAAGTTACATGTTGCCCTGGCATTCCATTCAAGCGTTCACACATCATGTGGCACAAAAAATCACATTAGCCTTCCGCCATGGGTTTTAAAG ATTGGTGGCATTAATAAAGATGTTTATTATCGGGATCAGCATGGAATTTGCAGTAATGACTATCTTACCCTTGGGGTAGACCATGTTCCATTGTTTTGTGGCCGCACTGCTCTTCAATGTTATGAGGATTTCATGTTAAGTTTTGTAACTAACTTCAGATCTCTTATGGGAAGCACAATAGAAGAAGTGAGTATTGGTCTTGGACCTTCTGGTGAATTAAG GTATCCTGCTCATCCTGTACATGATGGCAGGTGGAGATTTCCCGGTATTGGTGAATTTCAGTGCTATGATAAGTATAT GATGGAAGACTTGAGACAAGCTGCATATCAGCTAGGAAAACCTGAGTGGGCAGAGAAAAAGCCTGAAAGTGCTCATTATTATAACAGTCATCCTTCAGAAGTTCCATTTTTCGAAGATGGGGAGGAAAATTTTCTCTCTGATTATGGGCATTTTTTCCTT GATTGGTATAGTGCAAAGCTAATTCAGCATGCCGATGCTGTTCTTGCAAGTGCGACAAGTGtgtttaaaaataatcaagatGGGCAGCTAAATTCTGTGCTATTAGTTGCAAAAGTAGGTGGTGTACATTGGTGGTACCGTACACCTTCACATGCTGCAGAACTTACTGCAGGGTACTATAACACTGCCACAAGGGATGGTTATGATCCCCTAGGTACTGTTTTGTCAAGACATAGAGCAGCACTGCATATTCC CTGTTTGGAAATGCTTGACAATGAAACACCTAGAGCCTGTTGTTGCAGTCCAGAAGGTTTACTTGAACAG ATGCAGAATGTggcaaggaaaaaaattttatttgtgacGGGAAGAAATGCAACAGAAAGACTTGACAAG GATGGCCTATGTCGAATTATCACAAACTCTCGTTACTCAGAGGCAGACTGCATAAGATCTTTTACTTATTGGAGCATGAATGAAAAGATTTTCCAGTTTGATAACTGGaacaattttgttctttttgtcaagaaaatgaGCAACAGAAG GTGA
- the LOC116250574 gene encoding inactive beta-amylase 4, chloroplastic isoform X2 — MYDCRGLVALNESTSWSFPGAKWRRSRSISLAKRGFCILSMGNHTQPRYVVYGSSRGRDIPIFVMMPKDTFGIDSSGTPRIRRIKALTMSLKALKLAGVHGIAVEVWWGLVERSSPFSYNWFMYEELFKLILELGLKLHVALAFHSSVHTSCGTKNHISLPPWVLKIGGINKDVYYRDQHGICSNDYLTLGVDHVPLFCGRTALQCYEDFMLSFVTNFRSLMGSTIEEVSIGLGPSGELRYPAHPVHDGRWRFPGIGEFQCYDKYMMEDLRQAAYQLGKPEWAEKKPESAHYYNSHPSEVPFFEDGEENFLSDYGHFFLDWYSAKLIQHADAVLASATSVFKNNQDGQLNSVLLVAKVGGVHWWYRTPSHAAELTAGYYNTATRDGYDPLGTVLSRHRAALHIPCLEMLDNETPRACCCSPEGLLEQAFSMLLMSLLAFPGKHFLMSKMQNVARKKILFVTGRNATERLDKDGLCRIITNSRYSEADCIRSFTYWSMNEKIFQFDNWNNFVLFVKKMSNRR; from the exons ATGTACGACTGTCGTGGCTTGGTGGCCCTCAATGAATCGACTTCTTGGTCCTTCCCGGGCGCTAAATGGAGGAGGAGCAGAAGCATCTCTCTCGCCAAAAGGGGTTTCTGCATTCTCAG CATGGGAAATCATACACAACCAAGATATGTTGTTTATGGATCTTCAAGAGGCCGGGATATACCGATCTTTGTGATGATGCCAAAAGATACGTTTGGGATAGATTCATCAGGAACACCAAGGATTAGAAG AATCAAAGCTTTGACTATGTCTCTGAAAGCGCTGAAGTTGGCCGGTGTACATGGCATTGCAGTTGAAGTTTGGTGGGGACTTGTTGAGCGGTCCTCCCCTTTTTCATATAATTGGTTTATGTATGAAGAGCTGTTTAAACTTATCCTTGAATTGGGATTAAAGTTACATGTTGCCCTGGCATTCCATTCAAGCGTTCACACATCATGTGGCACAAAAAATCACATTAGCCTTCCGCCATGGGTTTTAAAG ATTGGTGGCATTAATAAAGATGTTTATTATCGGGATCAGCATGGAATTTGCAGTAATGACTATCTTACCCTTGGGGTAGACCATGTTCCATTGTTTTGTGGCCGCACTGCTCTTCAATGTTATGAGGATTTCATGTTAAGTTTTGTAACTAACTTCAGATCTCTTATGGGAAGCACAATAGAAGAAGTGAGTATTGGTCTTGGACCTTCTGGTGAATTAAG GTATCCTGCTCATCCTGTACATGATGGCAGGTGGAGATTTCCCGGTATTGGTGAATTTCAGTGCTATGATAAGTATAT GATGGAAGACTTGAGACAAGCTGCATATCAGCTAGGAAAACCTGAGTGGGCAGAGAAAAAGCCTGAAAGTGCTCATTATTATAACAGTCATCCTTCAGAAGTTCCATTTTTCGAAGATGGGGAGGAAAATTTTCTCTCTGATTATGGGCATTTTTTCCTT GATTGGTATAGTGCAAAGCTAATTCAGCATGCCGATGCTGTTCTTGCAAGTGCGACAAGTGtgtttaaaaataatcaagatGGGCAGCTAAATTCTGTGCTATTAGTTGCAAAAGTAGGTGGTGTACATTGGTGGTACCGTACACCTTCACATGCTGCAGAACTTACTGCAGGGTACTATAACACTGCCACAAGGGATGGTTATGATCCCCTAGGTACTGTTTTGTCAAGACATAGAGCAGCACTGCATATTCC CTGTTTGGAAATGCTTGACAATGAAACACCTAGAGCCTGTTGTTGCAGTCCAGAAGGTTTACTTGAACAG gctttcagcatGCTACTGATGTCCCTTTTGGCATTTCCTGGGAAACATTTTCTGATGTCAAAGATGCAGAATGTggcaaggaaaaaaattttatttgtgacGGGAAGAAATGCAACAGAAAGACTTGACAAG GATGGCCTATGTCGAATTATCACAAACTCTCGTTACTCAGAGGCAGACTGCATAAGATCTTTTACTTATTGGAGCATGAATGAAAAGATTTTCCAGTTTGATAACTGGaacaattttgttctttttgtcaagaaaatgaGCAACAGAAG GTGA